From a region of the Helianthus annuus cultivar XRQ/B chromosome 5, HanXRQr2.0-SUNRISE, whole genome shotgun sequence genome:
- the LOC110941107 gene encoding uncharacterized protein LOC110941107 isoform X2, translated as MECNRGKQVVTSRGGSRSIANHVYHMTNRETQTPPSPFEVYYKLHYNAKKGWQNEEAETEYANIIQHKEEAVAKLISNGTTITTTMDHELEKEAIESVCAKKKTTKSAWKVGVGPVFRKKDFWMTSEAGSSQPSSSETEALRNQVALLEEKLKQSNENSEKMLMFMSSKFPDFESSISAHVSGGANDLDGQLNVNDSLI; from the exons ATGGAATGTAATCGTGGAAAACAAGTTGTTACAAGTAGAGGAGGCTCTCGGTCAATAGCCAATCACGTATACCACATG ACAAATCGCGAGACTCAAACGCCGCCTAGCCCCTTTGAAGTCTATTACAAGTTGCATTATAATGCTAAAAAAGGATGGCAAAATGAGGAGGCAGAAACTGAATAT GCGAATATTATTCAACATAAAGAGGAGGCGGTGGCGAAGTTAATTTCTAATGGGACAACGATAACTACTACCATGGATCACGAGCTCGAAAAGGAGGCAATTGAAAGTGTATGTGCCAAGAAAAAAACAACAAAATCTGCATGGAAGGTAGGCGTTGGACCGGTTTTCAGAAAAAAAGATTTTTGGATGACATCGGAAGCTGGATCGTCTCAACCATCTTCAAGCGAGACGGAAGCACTTCGAAATCAAGTGGCTTTACTAGAAGAGAAATTGAAACAAAGCAATGAGAACTCGGAAAAAATGTTGATGTTCATGAGCTCAAAGTTTCCGGATTTTGAGAGTTCAATATCCGCACATGTGAGTGGTGGAGCAAATGATTTGGATGGGCAACTCAATGTTAATGATAGTTTGATCTAG
- the LOC110941107 gene encoding uncharacterized protein LOC110941107 isoform X1 — MMKSNCRSPEDWNHLCDYWELESTRRYSDQMECNRGKQVVTSRGGSRSIANHVYHMTNRETQTPPSPFEVYYKLHYNAKKGWQNEEAETEYANIIQHKEEAVAKLISNGTTITTTMDHELEKEAIESVCAKKKTTKSAWKVGVGPVFRKKDFWMTSEAGSSQPSSSETEALRNQVALLEEKLKQSNENSEKMLMFMSSKFPDFESSISAHVSGGANDLDGQLNVNDSLI; from the exons ATGATGAAATCCAATTGTCGGAGTCCGGAAGATTGGAACCATTTATGCGATTATTGGGAGTTAGAATCAACTCGG AGATACAGTGATCAAATGGAATGTAATCGTGGAAAACAAGTTGTTACAAGTAGAGGAGGCTCTCGGTCAATAGCCAATCACGTATACCACATG ACAAATCGCGAGACTCAAACGCCGCCTAGCCCCTTTGAAGTCTATTACAAGTTGCATTATAATGCTAAAAAAGGATGGCAAAATGAGGAGGCAGAAACTGAATAT GCGAATATTATTCAACATAAAGAGGAGGCGGTGGCGAAGTTAATTTCTAATGGGACAACGATAACTACTACCATGGATCACGAGCTCGAAAAGGAGGCAATTGAAAGTGTATGTGCCAAGAAAAAAACAACAAAATCTGCATGGAAGGTAGGCGTTGGACCGGTTTTCAGAAAAAAAGATTTTTGGATGACATCGGAAGCTGGATCGTCTCAACCATCTTCAAGCGAGACGGAAGCACTTCGAAATCAAGTGGCTTTACTAGAAGAGAAATTGAAACAAAGCAATGAGAACTCGGAAAAAATGTTGATGTTCATGAGCTCAAAGTTTCCGGATTTTGAGAGTTCAATATCCGCACATGTGAGTGGTGGAGCAAATGATTTGGATGGGCAACTCAATGTTAATGATAGTTTGATCTAG